In Leptolyngbya sp. NIES-2104, the genomic window GTCATGTGAGTAATATGCTCGGTAAAACCGGATTGCATAATCGGACGGAGTTAGCTCGCTGGGCGATCGAGAATAGTATGGCGTAGGGATCAAATTCTGGTGAAGGACGATCGTAGAATTTTTACGATCGTCCTGATTCATGCTGAAAAAAGTGAAGGGCAGGAGCAACTCGAAAATGCTCCTGCCCATTTTTTATGAAATTAAGTAACGCAATTCTGATTACATCTGCGACATCAATGTCACCAATCCAGCACAAGCAGTCGCAAGTAACATCACCAGCCCAAACGATTCACCCAAGTGCTTTTTAGAAGTCTGCATACGACCTTTCCTTAACGTATTGATTGGATTTCTTAACAGTATCAGCCTCTCTCATATTCAAGTTAAAAAGTAATGTAAGTTATGATTCTCTAACAATTCTTAATTCAATCCACAGCCAGCACTCCGCTTTTCTCTCGATCGAGAGATTGACTGTAGTTTTTCTTAAGGTGTGGGAAGAGCGATCGTTACAGTTGTAATGAATTGCTGAGGATTATGAGCACGTTCGGTCAGGTATACTACTCTTCCAGAGTGGTTCAGGTTGGCAGATGAGTAAAGTGATTGCATTTGGATGGTATGGCGGTAAATTTAATCATCTCAATTGGCTGCTTCCGTTACTGCCAGAAGCAACTCATTACTGTGAACCCTTTGCTGGATCTGCGGCAGTGTTGTTAAATCGTCCTCCTGCTTTTGTGGAAACGTATAACGATATTGACGGAGAAGTGGTGAATTTCTTTCGGGTATTGCGCGATCGACAAGAAGAACTCATTCAAGCGATCGGACTCACTCCATTTTCGAGAGAAGAACTCCGAATCGCTGCGGAAGAACCGACTGAGAATTTAACAGAACTCGAACGAGCGCGACGGTTTTTTGTGAGAGCGCGTCAAGTGAGAACAGGTCTAGCTCAAACCGCCAGCGCGGGACGTTGGGCACATTGTAAACTGACTAGTCGAGCAGGAATGGCAGGAGCAGTTTCTCGATGGCTTGGCAGTGTTGAAGGACTTTCTGAAATTGTGCAGCGATTATTGCGGGTGCAAATTGAGAACGCTCCAGCGATCGAGGTGATTCAGCGCTACGACAGCGAGGAGACTCTGTTTTATTGTGATCCTCCTTATCCGCACGATTCGCGAGGAGATGCGAATGCTTATCGATATGAGATGAGCGATCGTGATCACGAAAAATTAGCTGAAACACTCCGAGCCGCAAAAGGAAAAGTTGCACTATCGGGCTACCATTGTACCCTTCTAGACAAGCTTTACAAGGATTGGCATTGTATTGATGCCCCTTCAAAACAATGCCTTTCCGTGAAGCAACCCCGAACAGAAGTCTTGTGGACAAATTATGAGATTCCGATCGTATGTCAGCCCCCAGCGAAATTCTCGATCGAGCCTTCCAACGCGCTAACGCAAATTTAGAACAGCCGATTATCTTAGCTGCTGAGATTCGCGATCGTACAACCTACGTCGCTCGTAATCTCAAAAATCGTGCGGGTATTCGATTGCTGATGGCGTGTTTGCTCGCAAAACTTCACCGTCCTGATGTAGATATCAGAAAGCCGTACACAGAAATCGGGGACATAGACTCTTTTTCTGGTAGAACTTATGATGAGCGCTACATCACTGCTTTCATCAATCAGCACAGTTTACCCTGTAATAGCACAACTGCGTTTCTAACCCCAGCACTACGCAACCGTAATACAGTTTTAACAACAGAAATCAATCTTGTTGGA contains:
- a CDS encoding DNA adenine methylase → MSKVIAFGWYGGKFNHLNWLLPLLPEATHYCEPFAGSAAVLLNRPPAFVETYNDIDGEVVNFFRVLRDRQEELIQAIGLTPFSREELRIAAEEPTENLTELERARRFFVRARQVRTGLAQTASAGRWAHCKLTSRAGMAGAVSRWLGSVEGLSEIVQRLLRVQIENAPAIEVIQRYDSEETLFYCDPPYPHDSRGDANAYRYEMSDRDHEKLAETLRAAKGKVALSGYHCTLLDKLYKDWHCIDAPSKQCLSVKQPRTEVLWTNYEIPIVCQPPAKFSIEPSNALTQI